agtcagctaccagtataaaatacacattgaaaataaattaaactacatatgtatttatacataaatacattggtggctgattttagtggctgattttggtgtacaaatagcatttttgttttgataatGTCACTCCATACATGATCATACGTGTGTAAGATAGGGTGTTGAATAGTCTCTTGATTTCGACACTATATCCACCATTGGATGAGATGTTGACCCCGCTTGAATTAGATCCACACTCTATTCAATAGTAGATAACATACGAGTAACCAAGTGTCTACGCTTAGCATTCTTTGAGATTCACCATACATTACTTTTATTAGTCCCTCAAACATGTTATTGGAGCATCTATCCTTAGTACTATTTCTGCccaattctcttttattgaatagaaaaataaatcttaaatgTAAATTAACAATGGGGAAAAAGAATTATGGCATTTATATGCTTTTGAGATTTAATATTTCTGGCAAATATACATCCCCTATACTAATTTCTCAACAGGAAACATGATCAGTCTAAGTTTTGTATATCTTCCTAATGCTTCAAAAAGAAGTGAAGAACATTTGATGATCAATTATTCACTTTACCTCGGTCAATGTAGTGTTGGCATTTCCTTCGTTTAAGTGATCTTTGAGAATGCTTCTAAGGTACTCCAATTGTTGGGATGATCCTTCAAGTTCCtcccactacaatgaacaacaTATATGTTACCAAATTCTCTACACACAAATtcattattcttattcttatcaAATTACAAAGCCTGTACATATTCTGATTGAGTAACATGTATAAGAGAGCTCACCTCTTGATAGCATAGTGATACAACTTTCCACCCAGCAGCAGTAATGTATCGACGTTTTAGCATGGTATGTCCCAAAGGCACACCTATATCAAGTaaataggaaaaaagaaaatagttaaaatatatCTAAGAGAATACGGCCGAGTTTAGAAtggaaaatacaaaaatacagaGACACTAAGAAATTGAGATTGAGAGTAGAGTCACAACTTTTGTCCCTTCTCCAAATAAATTAGTGTTTTCCTTGtgttattgtttttctattctgaaaacacttagcatagtataagaataagagattacaaatttaatttatgaaacaaaaaattatacatacCAATATTTCTAGAGAAATGAGTTGGACCGTCAATCTCCAAAGCTAGTTTCTTATCAATTATCACAGCATCCAATGTGTACCCATCCACAACATATTCTTTGACCCAATTAAGGCCAGTATTAACAAGAAGACGCCCAACATCTTTCTGAAACAATGATGTTATCTTCTGATTAAACCTTTTAGTTCTACAGGCACTAGCAACTTTTTCGTCAAGCTCATGGGATAATGATAACTGAAGATGGGGGAATTCAAGCTTCAAGCACTGGTTTACAAGATGAACTTGAGAAGCGAACATGATATCCTCTCTATATAGCTCTGAAATCCTTTGCTCCTCATAGTGGCTTAGGGTTTTCCAGATATGCGAGAAGAAACTCCTATCCAATTGTCCGAAGACAGCATAGGACCAAGCTATAGTTCCAAGCTGATCCCTACTTAAAGTGAGTGTAGGAAAATCAAGAGATACATTTGAGGCACCACTTCTATTGACACTGATTTGACCATAATTATTTGGTGTGTTTTCACCATTGCGAGCTTTCAGTTGGCAATGATCAGCAAAGACACTGTCTAAAGAATCAAATACAATGTCAgcaggctcatatagagacgcAAAAGCCCACAAAAGCTGTGCTAGTTCTTGCTCTTGGAAGGTGTGAATTATATCAGAAGCCCTCTTCGACAACTCTGAAAAAAGTTCAGGAGCAGAGTGTTGCATTGAGGCAAAAGCACCTGCGATATTAGCAACATTTTGAGAGTTGAATTCCCCAACCTTGGTCATTGCGACCTCCGCAATCCTATCCATCTCTGAAAAATATAGCAGTTCGCCTCCAATTTTGGATAATGCCCAAGATATATTAGAGATTCCTTGTGCCGAGCATTCAGGTAAGGCTGTCATTGCAATCCCCACAAGCATAGACATCTCTTTTTGTCGGGCGAAAGCCAGCCTTCGAGTTGTGATCATAGAAACTTTCTCCATATTCTTAGCAATGCGATGAAGGGCAGTAGCAATGTTCAAAGGGGAAAGAGGCGAGGGGCTTAGACCTTTTGCAACTGCAACAATTGTCTCAGCAGTAACATCCAATACATCCTCTGCAGTCTGTGCTTCTACAATTGCTTTATTCAAATTGATTTCTTTCCGATGATCAGAAGGCCCAGAGAATTGGGATAGCTTATTTACAAACTCTTCCATGCttttctccttcctctctaaAAACATTCCATCGGCCAGCGAACGCACCTTCCTTTCCAAAACACCAACATCATCGATTGTTTCTGGATTCTCCAGCAGC
The Arachis duranensis cultivar V14167 chromosome 5, aradu.V14167.gnm2.J7QH, whole genome shotgun sequence genome window above contains:
- the LOC107490303 gene encoding RAP domain-containing protein, chloroplastic; protein product: MEGLLNSMFHQSCLKPFGFTPRLGCGCTFPVITRTWYLNRKPKPFMLRSDCTRLGRDTGTGSREASIAAVKDNDDRVEESDVDWESEFIGELDPFGYRAPKKRVKEQKSKLLEDTDGMDWCVRARKMAVRSIEARGMAQMMEDLVASKKKKKRAKKKVETKKKIVEKFEHIDDLDVDYTSEEDFMLLENPETIDDVGVLERKVRSLADGMFLERKEKSMEEFVNKLSQFSGPSDHRKEINLNKAIVEAQTAEDVLDVTAETIVAVAKGLSPSPLSPLNIATALHRIAKNMEKVSMITTRRLAFARQKEMSMLVGIAMTALPECSAQGISNISWALSKIGGELLYFSEMDRIAEVAMTKVGEFNSQNVANIAGAFASMQHSAPELFSELSKRASDIIHTFQEQELAQLLWAFASLYEPADIVFDSLDSVFADHCQLKARNGENTPNNYGQISVNRSGASNVSLDFPTLTLSRDQLGTIAWSYAVFGQLDRSFFSHIWKTLSHYEEQRISELYREDIMFASQVHLVNQCLKLEFPHLQLSLSHELDEKVASACRTKRFNQKITSLFQKDVGRLLVNTGLNWVKEYVVDGYTLDAVIIDKKLALEIDGPTHFSRNIGVPLGHTMLKRRYITAAGWKVVSLCYQEWEELEGSSQQLEYLRSILKDHLNEGNANTTLTEVK